One segment of Panicum virgatum strain AP13 chromosome 1K, P.virgatum_v5, whole genome shotgun sequence DNA contains the following:
- the LOC120704365 gene encoding protein PSK SIMULATOR 1-like: MGGVCSAGIPGDKSPTELSFRAMGFVVEHEFRAFSAASKTRTAPVEDAAEPEQLSDQSSRLPEKGSPPPSTGSKARRSISKEPPHLTRAESRKSKAGKPRRSTSSKAGPSKVSDIGLALGRKSTSGLGRAVEVLDNLSSSMTSLSPGGDFVSATTTKGNKISILAFEVANTIVKGMSLMQSLSKESLKYLKDTVLLSEGVQHLVSSDMDDLMRIAAADKRQELRVFSREVIRFGNRCKDPQWHNLDRYFSKLDSEITPQPELKEMAKADMQQLMTLVRYTGDLYHELHALDRFEQDYRRKLDEEKRSVTFERGDTVQIIRQELKSQRKHVHSLKKKSLWSKVLDDVMEKLVDIVHFLHVEIQDTFGPCDGNSNESQENRQTLGSAGLSLHYANIISQIDNIVSRTSAPPQSTRDALYQGLPPNVKSALRTRLLTSSESQEVPITQIRCSMEKTLQWIVPVANNTARTHHGFGWVGEWANTGNDLSRTQAGQPDVLKIETLYHADKERTEACILDLVVWLHHLISYSRPNKGGGRSPSRSPVRSPARPSHAAPRSPVSAAASRGPATLTQEDREMLLDVYARRRSPGKSKSQELSTAAAPGRAGRPALSRNDRLSKSSGSGSRCPSSREHGGGRVFPLTTSRSPAASPVVHFDIDRIKALDRVDV, encoded by the exons ATGGGCGGCGTGTGCTCGGCGGGGATCCCCGGGGACAAATCGCCGACGGAACTCTCGTTCCGGGCGATGGGGTTCGTGGTGGAGCACGAGTTCAGGGCCTTCTCGGCTGCCAGTAAGACAAGAACAGCGCCCGTCGAGGACGCGGCAGAGCCTGAGCAGCTGAGCGACCAGTCGTCTCGTCTCCCTGAGAAgggttcgccgccgccgtccacgggCAGCAAGGCTCGCCGCTCCATCTCGAAGGAGCCACCGCATTTGACGCGTGCCGAGTCGAGGAAGTCTAAGGCCGGGAAACCCAGGAGAAGCACCTCCAGCAAGGCTGGTCCGAGCAAG GTTTCAGATATAGGTTTGGCACTTGGTAGAAAGAGTACCTCTGGACTTGGGAGAGCAGTGGAGGTCCTCGATAACCTGAGTAGCAGCATGACAAGTTTGAGCCCTGGTGGGGATTTCGTGTCAGCTACAACAACAAAAGGGAACAAAATATCAATCCTTGCATTCGAGGTTGCAAACACAATAGTGAAGGGCATGAGCCTAATGCAGTCTTTGTCAAAAGAAAGTTTGAAGTATTTGAAAGACACTGTCCTTCTATCTGAAGGCGTGCAGCATTTAGTTTCAAGCGACATGGATGATCTGATGAGGATCGCTGCAGCTGACAAGAG GCAAGAGCTGAGAGTATTTTCGCGAGAAGTCATAAGATTCGGGAATCGTTGCAAAGATCCTCAGTGGCACAACCTAGATCGTTATTTCTCCAA GCTAGATTCAGAAATTACACCCCAACCGGAATTAAAAGAAATGGCAAAAGCAGATATGCAGCAACTGATGACCCTTGTTCGATACACTGGT GATCTCTACCATGAATTACATGCCTTGGATAGATTTGAGCAAGACTATCGCCGTAAATTGGACGAAGAGAAAAGATCAGTTACATTTGAAAGAG GGGACACGGTTCAGATTATCAGACAAGAGCTGAAGAGCCAGAGGAAGCATGTACATAGTTTGAAGAAAAAGTCTCTTTGGTCTAAGGTTCTTGATGAT GTCATGGAGAAGCTTGTAGATATTGTCCACTTCTTACATGTCGAGATTCAAGATACTTTTGGGCCTTGTG ATGGCAACTCAAATGAATCCCAAGAGAACCGTCAAACACTAGGGTCTGCTGGGCTCTCTCTTCATTATGCTAATATCATTTCTCAGATTGACAATATT GTTTCCCGAACCTCTGCCCCCCCTCAAAGTACAAGAGATGCACTGTACCAAGGTCTTCCCCCTAATGTTAAGTCTGCTCTTCGAACACGATTGCTAACTTCCTCAGAATCTCAAGAG GTCCCAATCACTCAAATCAGATGTTCAATGGAGAAGACATTGCAGTGGATTGTCCCAGTTGCTAATAATACGGCTAG AACACACCATGGATTCGGATGGGTTGGTGAGTGGGCAAACACGGG GAACGACCTGTCACGGACACAGGCTGGCCAGCCCGACGTGCTGAAGATCGAGACCCTCTATCACGCTGACAAGGAGAGGACAGAAGCATGCATCTTGGATTTGGTAGTGTGGCTCCACCACCTCATCAGCTACAGCAGGCCAAACAAGGGCGGCGGCAGGTCGCCAAGCCGATCCCCCGTCCGCTCCCCGGCGCGGCCGAGCCACGCGGCCCCGCGATCGCCGGTCTCAGCGGCAGCGTCCAGGGGCCCCGCCACCCTCACCCAAGAAGACCGCGAGATGCTGCTGGACGTgtacgcgcggcggcgctcccccggGAAGAGCAAGAGCCAGGAGctgtcgacggcggcggcgcccggccgcGCCGGCAGGCCCGCCCTGAGCAGGAACGACAGGCTGagcaagagcagcggcagcggcagccgcTGCCCGTCGTCgcgggagcacggcggcggcagggtgtTCCCGCTGACGACGAGCCGGTCGCCCGCCGCGTCGCCGGTGGTCCACTTCGACATCGACCGGATCAAGGCGCTGGACAGAGTGGATGTTTAG
- the LOC120704385 gene encoding zinc finger transcription factor YY1-like, whose amino-acid sequence MQAAARRRFRWVKEWVPQDLVVAGGPCALFKWVREDRLAALKAKDKEQGAESAIPEPNTEVLFLCSYEGCGKTFFDAGALRKHAHVHGERQYICHYENCGKKFLDSSKLKRHFLIHTGEKNFVCPHEGCGKAFSLDFNLKAHMKTHSADNYHVCQYPECGRRFTQESKLRAHIRAQHEKVVGLQNPGPSTVNHSALGDYRQPPKPVKVSATPPAPSAERPYVCPYEGCDKAYIHEYKLNLHLKKEHPNHYQDGGPQGAAPSSKRSISKSSNRSKPDVLAGMPPTKIPKRKGGYAAPLPAVSVPEEHQWSRKVAYEDDSEETEEEGDNDVEDGWRYNKAASSDDEETEDEE is encoded by the exons AtgcaggccgccgcccgccggcgcttCCGGTGGGTCAAGGAGTG GGTGCCGCAGGACCTGGTCGTCGCCGGAGGCCCCTGCGCGCTCTTCAAGTGGGTGCGAG AGGATAGATTGGCAGCTTTGAAAGCTAAGGACAAGGAACAGGGGGCAGAATCTGCAATACCAGAACCAAACACCGAGGTTCTCTTCTTGTGCAGCTATGAAGGATGTGGGAAGACATTCTTTGATGCTGGGGCTCTTAGGAAGCATGCTCATGTCCATGGGGAGAGACAATATATCTGTCACTATGAGAACTGTGGCAAG AAATTCTTAGATAGCTCGAAATTGAAGAGGCATTTTCTTATTCATACAGGAGAAAAGAACTTTGTGTGCCCTCATGAAGGCTGCGGGAAG GCTTTTTCATTGGATTTCAATTTGAAGGCGCATATGAAAACTCATTCTGCGGATAACTATCATGTGTGCCAGTACCCAGAGTGTGGCAGGAGATTTACACAAGAATCGAAACTAAGAGCTCATATCAGGGCACAGCATGAGAAA GTTGTTGGCCTACAGAATCCAGGTCCGTCGACAGTGAACCATAGTGCACTAGGAGATTATCGGCAGCCCCCTAAACCAGTAAAGGTTTCAGCAACGCCTCCAGCTCCCTCAGCCGAGCGTCCATATGTCTGCCCTTATGAAGGCTGCGACAAGGCGTACATTCATGAGTACAAGCTGAACCTCCATTTGAAAAAAGAGCACCCCAACCACTACCAGGATGGTGGTCCTCAAGGCGCTGCCCCTTCTTCAAAGCGCAGCATCTCAAAGAGTTCCAACAGAAGCAAGCCGGACGTCCTTGCTGGGATGCCACCGACCAAGATCCCAAAGCGCAAAGGAGGGTACGCAGCACCATTGCCAGCCGTGAGCGTCCCCGAGGAGCACCAGTGGTCAAGGAAAGTGGCGTACGAGGATGACAGCGAGGAGACTGAGGAAGAGGGGGACAACGATGTCGAGGATGGATGGAGATACAACAAAGCTGCTAGCAGCGACGATGAGGAAACCGAAGACGAAGAATGA